The segment GATTTGCGCCCCCTGCTGGTCGGGATGGTCCACCACCAGCTTGCAGATCAGTTCGCGCGTCTGCCCTTGTTGGCCGTGCGCGCCAAAGCTGGCTTCGCCACCGATCATCACCGTGTCGGTCAACGAAAAGTCGGGCAGGTTGCGCGCGCGCAGCAAAGCCCGCCCGCGCGCAAACAGCGCCTCGGCCTGGCGCGCCGCCTTTTCGGCCGCATCCTCGCCGATGATCGGCTGATAGGCGATGCTGCGCCAGCCCCCGTCAAAGGTGACGCAGACCTTGTAGCTGTCGGTCGGTGCCCGCCCGCGCGCACCGGTCACGCGCACCCGGTCCTTGCCGATCTGCTCCAGCTTCACGTCGCTGAAGTCGCAGCGCACGTCGGCGACGATATAATCGGCAGGGTCGCTGACTTCGTAAAGCAGCTGCTCGGCCACCGTGCCGACCGACACCAGGCCACCCGTGCCTTCGGGCTTGGTGATCACCACGCTGCCATCGGCATGGCATTCGCCGATCGGGAAACCGATATTCGCCCAGTCAGGCACATCGCGCCAATCGGTAAACGTCCCGCCGCTAACCTGCGCGCCACATTCGAGCAGATGGCCGGCCAGTGTCCCGGCCGCCAGCAGGTCGAGATCATCAGGCCCCCAGCCGAATTCATGCACCAGCGGCCCCAGCACCACCGCGCTGTCGACCACCCGTCCGGTGACGACGATATCCGCGCCCCTGGCCAGCGCCGCTGCGATCGGGAATGCACCGAGATAGGCGTTGGCGCTGATGATGTTTTCGGGAAAGGGCGCGTCCGTGAACATGTCGCGGTGGCCGGCCGCGCGCAGTTCCTCCAGCCTTGGGCGCAGGTCGTCCCCGTCGACATAGGCCACGGTGAGCGACAAGCCCGCTTCAGCGATCATCCGCTCGAGCGCCGCCGCCAGCCCGGCCGGATTGACGCCCCCGGCATTGGCAACGACCTTCAGGCCCTGCGCCGCAATCTCATTGAGATAGGGGCCGACATGCACGGTCAGAAAATCGGTCCCATAGCCTGCTGCGGGATCGGCGGCCTGCATCCGGCCGAATATCCCCATCGACCCTTCGGCGAGATAGTCGAAGATCAGATAATCAAGCCGTCCATCAGCCAATAATTGGGGTACCGAGAGCGCAGTGTCGGAAAAAGATGCCGTCGCCCCACCAATACGTATCACCCTGCCTTCGCCAGCAGCTGCCATGTCCCATCCGCTCCCATATTTTATATGGCGCTATGGGTAACAATTTTGCTGGCGGCAGACTGTCACACAAGTTACAATCCAAGCATGAAAAAAGAAGAGCGAGCCTTGGCCCTTCATGTGCTGCGACAGGTTGGATGGCTAAAGGATTACTCCTCCGCGCTCGCTGAGAATTTAGTCGCAGAAGGCAGCCTCGTGCGGCTCAACACCGGGGAATGGGCCCAAGCCGAAGGAGACGACCGGAGCGGCCTGTTCGTGGTGATCGAAGGCGTGCTCCATTCCTATTGCGCGGCACCAGGCGACAAGGAGGTCATGATCGGCCTTGCCGGGGCGGGATCGGTGCTCGGTCATGCCACGCGCTTCAGTGGCGGCCCCCGCCTTGTCACAGCCGTTTGTGTGGAACCCTGCATCCTCTTGGAAATATCGGAAGCGGCGCTCGAACGGGTTGCCGAATGCCAGCCCGAAATCTGGCGCGCCATCGCCGGCTTCGCCTACGCCAATATGCGCAGCGCCGTCCGCATGGCGGCGGAAGTGATTTCGCTGCGCCCACGCGAACGCATCGCCGCGCGCCTGCTGGCCGCCGCCGACGGCCATCGCGCAACAGTCATGGAGCCGACCCCGATTATCCGCCTTAGCCAGGAATTGCTGGGCGAAATGACCGGCCTCACCCGCAAGACGGTGAATGTCCATCTGTCGGCATTCGAACGGGATGGGCTGATCGAGGTCGGCTATGGCCAGATCAGCCTGTGCGATTTGGAACGCTTGCGCGCCGTCGCCAACGGTTAGATTCCGCAAGCAAAATACCGAGACCGGCGATTAGCGCTGCGACGGTGGTCTCTCGTTTTCCCATTGCGGCATATGCCGGGCATAGGATTGGGAAACCTTCTCCCAATGCGCCGCGTCATTGCCCTTGAAATGGATGTTAAACTGCGCCGCATTGCGGAATTCCAGCAGTTCACATCCCTCATTGCCGACTTCCAGGACATAGGCTTGCTCGGCCGGGACATATATCCCGTCACCCGGGCCGAGACGCGCTGCGCCAAAGCGGGCTTCGCCTGCCAATATATAATAAATGCAATCGGCATTGTGGCTGTGGCGCGGCGATATGAAACCGGTTTTGAACCAGGCATGGCTCAGGCTGACACCCTCCTCACCTCCCGATTGGAAGAGGATTGTCGTGTGCGAGGCATCGGCTGCTCTCGGCCCTGAACCCATGATCCGCGCCAGACCGGCCATGGTTTCCGGATCGACACCATCAAAAGGCATTGTTTCGTGATCGAGAGCGACACCCTCGCCCGCACGGAACAAGGTCATACGCTTGCGGGCGGACACAGGCGCGCCAAGGGGCGTCTCGTTGTTCATCGCTTGCACGCCTCGATTCCTCTCTCCGATGGTCATGTAGAGTGGAAAATAGCGCAATCCATTGCCGATGAATGTAACCAGAGTTACTTTGCACGAAGGAAATGCATCGCGCAGGCCGGAATCACATCTCCGCTCGCTACAGCGAAATCGGCCTGCCTGGAAA is part of the Sphingomonas sp. C3-2 genome and harbors:
- a CDS encoding cupin domain-containing protein, with the translated sequence MTIGERNRGVQAMNNETPLGAPVSARKRMTLFRAGEGVALDHETMPFDGVDPETMAGLARIMGSGPRAADASHTTILFQSGGEEGVSLSHAWFKTGFISPRHSHNADCIYYILAGEARFGAARLGPGDGIYVPAEQAYVLEVGNEGCELLEFRNAAQFNIHFKGNDAAHWEKVSQSYARHMPQWENERPPSQR
- a CDS encoding acyclic terpene utilization AtuA family protein, whose amino-acid sequence is MIRIGGATASFSDTALSVPQLLADGRLDYLIFDYLAEGSMGIFGRMQAADPAAGYGTDFLTVHVGPYLNEIAAQGLKVVANAGGVNPAGLAAALERMIAEAGLSLTVAYVDGDDLRPRLEELRAAGHRDMFTDAPFPENIISANAYLGAFPIAAALARGADIVVTGRVVDSAVVLGPLVHEFGWGPDDLDLLAAGTLAGHLLECGAQVSGGTFTDWRDVPDWANIGFPIGECHADGSVVITKPEGTGGLVSVGTVAEQLLYEVSDPADYIVADVRCDFSDVKLEQIGKDRVRVTGARGRAPTDSYKVCVTFDGGWRSIAYQPIIGEDAAEKAARQAEALFARGRALLRARNLPDFSLTDTVMIGGEASFGAHGQQGQTRELICKLVVDHPDQQGAQIFAREQWAGISGMSVGTSINLATHVLPMTGTFLFLLDKQTVPSRMTFAGVTQDVAVAAGVPIATGAPAAERAPMTPAEPGSVAVDLVRLAWARSGDKGHLFNVAVIARQPEYLPYLRAALTPEAVAEWYRHLGPDGQRPRVDRYDVPGFHALNFVVRDALAGGINASTRLDPAAKGMAQMLLRFPIPVPAALAAELGAAASSDKGNGHG
- a CDS encoding Crp/Fnr family transcriptional regulator, giving the protein MKKEERALALHVLRQVGWLKDYSSALAENLVAEGSLVRLNTGEWAQAEGDDRSGLFVVIEGVLHSYCAAPGDKEVMIGLAGAGSVLGHATRFSGGPRLVTAVCVEPCILLEISEAALERVAECQPEIWRAIAGFAYANMRSAVRMAAEVISLRPRERIAARLLAAADGHRATVMEPTPIIRLSQELLGEMTGLTRKTVNVHLSAFERDGLIEVGYGQISLCDLERLRAVANG